The Diceros bicornis minor isolate mBicDic1 chromosome 31, mDicBic1.mat.cur, whole genome shotgun sequence genomic sequence CACTAAAGAAACTGTGGGGGTATTAACTCAAGTCCAAGTGGGAATGCTTAAGTAAGATGAACTTTGTTAAATGCTTAAATGCTTACGTTTACTTTACTGTGGCTACCCAACAAATTGATTCAGAGCTAAAGCCTACAGCAAGGAGATTGGGGCAGCCTATCTCAGAGAGATCTCCTAAGGCCTTAaattttcttatacttttttCTATCTACTCACTAGTATGCCAAAAGGTGAGGCTTTGGGCTCTTTACTCTCTCTTTCTGTCATAatctacattttttttgtgtgtcatgCATTAGTGGTGGATGGAGttcagaagaggaagattggcttaaTCATAAGAAAGGTATGACAGTACTATGTGATCTTTGTGTGGTTATTTATAATGATAGTGTTACTATGAACCTGGCCCAAAAGTATTAGGATTTTACTCTGATTTCAAATACTAATGTAGTAAGACGCGAAGAGAAAATATTAAGGTAGATAATGTACATCAAGAACCATAAACTAAACATATCTTTGTATAAGTGGTCCAAGCTAATAAATCTATTTAAACTAATTTCATTTAAACTAATATTTCAATTAAATATGAGAGTCTAAAAACTGATTCCCTGCAACTTGGAATTTAATTCATGAGAAGTGATCCTAGATTActagtgaaaatgaaataaattactgTTTACATGAAAGACCACTAATTCACAACCCTCTGCCTAGCATCACTGTTTAGTTATTCATTCAATAACATTGAATTCTTTATTCACTGAATATTAACTGGGCGCCCAAAATTTTATACCGATGTCTACAGGGGGTATCAAATGAAATGACACTAATTCTGCCCTAAGAGCACTTACCATCCTGTAAAAGAAATAGATTTATAAAAGGAGTCAAGTACCACAAGACAGGCAAAGAAAACCCCCCACGGGCATTCAGAAGAGGGAAAGACTATTCCAGCTGAGGATATGATGAGCAGAGTCATGGCAAAGATCTTTTCACTCTAAAGAATGGAATACTTTATATCTGCCCTAGAATTAATCCCAATATCGAAACCAGTACTATGTGTGTTTGCATTTACCAAGAGACACCGTGTGCATCTAATGATTCACCCATAAATTAGGATCCCATCCATTAGGATGTGACTATTAAAACACCTCCAGGGTGAGTTGCAATGATGTCCCAAAGGTGACTTCTTGATGAATGCTTCAGGGATGAGTCTCACAAAGTTAGCCATTCAGCTATAAATCCTTCTACTTTGGGGAACTTTGAGGAGGCTAAGAAATCACTATCCCTCCACAGGTAAGTCTGATAGTTCTGAAaatcaataattctaagaaatattgtttgatttcttattatttcctcttttgaacaaaaaatggaataagtaGTGACCCTAAGAACTGCCACATTAAGACAAAGTCACAGGCAGACAGATGGCAGACTCTTTCTGGCAAAGAGAGCAGGTGACTTGTGATATATTAGGAGGTCAGGCAGGCCTTGCGCCATAGCATCCCTGGCCTTAGTTACAGACCCATTTCACAATACAGCAAAGATTTAGAGTAGGCTTACAGGGTGAGCTTCAGCCAATTGTTGGAATTCAAAAAGTCCATACATCatacttcccttttttttttttattgatgttttaacggtttctaacattgtgaaattttgggttgtacatttttgtttgtccatcaccccatatatgactcccttcaccccttgtgcccaccccccacccccactgcccgggtaaccacagtccagttttctctgtccatgtgttggtttatattcctcatatgagtgagatcatacagtgtttgtctttctctttctggcttatttcacttaacataatacgctccaggcccatccatgttgttgcaaatgggacgattttatctttttttatggctgagtagtattccattgtatatatataccacattttcttaatccaatcgtcagtcgagggacacttaggttgcttccacttcttggctatggtgaataatgctgcaatgaacataggggtgcataagcctctttggattgttgatttcaggtgcgttggatagattcccagtagtgggatagctggatcatagggcatctctatttttaattctttgaggaatgtccataccgttttccatagaggctgcaccaatttgcattcccaccagctgtgtatgagggttcctgtttctccacatcctctccaacatttgttgttttttgtcttggtgattatagccattctaacgggcgtgaggtggtatcttagtgttgttttgatttgcatttccctgatgattagtgatgttgagcatcttttcatgtgcctattggccatctgtatatcttccttggagaagtgtctgctcatttcctctgcccattttttgatcgggttgtttgtttttttgttgttcaattgtgtgagttctttatatattatggagatcaaccccttcaTCATACTTCCCTTTTAACTTGTATTTCTTCTCCAATTCTAGAGCCTTAGAGATTGGCACAAGAAAATATACTCCCACTCCATATGCTTTTAATAATTTCCCACATTTATTATTAAAAGTTTAAAGAGATTTTGCTAAATGAGTGTAAGGTTaaaggtgaaaagaaaaaaaaaagtaaatgtgaaTACTTTTCCTTCTTCATCCGAAGGGCTTCTCTTGGGTTTTTCCAGTTCACTTTTGCACTGAAATGTGATGGCGTTGCTATATCCAGGATGACCAAAACAAGTTTACGATGCTTAGTTCAAAGGGAATACAGTTTTCTCTAATATGTTTGTGTCTTTTCCCAACATTTCTATGGATTTTATTGACTTTTCAACTTAACCATCCCATTTGGCCTAAGTTCTCAGGAAAGATTGCATAGGGCTTAAAGATTTTTAGGTTTCTTTCCCCTGCATTGAAGATAGATCTTTAGTTCTTTCCTACAGTAAGCATAATTGTAGCTCTTTTCAATAATTCTGTTATTTGACCTATACATTTAATGAACACCTTCTTTTGGAATATCCttattcctttcattttctcactCACTTTCCACTTGGAATGAGAGAGAAGCACTGAATGAAGAAGGTATCTTAACAATTTGGAAGGTATCCATCTAGTGGAAGTCCATGGCATTGTGGGCTATGCTATGTGAGATGGGACTGAAACATTCTCAGACACGATTCAACACAAATGATCTGCACCAGCGTTTTTAAAACTCTGATTATTTTAGTGAGAACGATGAGACACAAGTTGTTCTCCACTCCCTCACTTCAGCTTATAACTTGAAATATAACTATACTAAATCTACTTTCACAACTGGTGTTTTTCCATATGAATCCCAGAAATTAAAGCCTGGACTACGTGTAATAAATAATAGAATGACATGATccttaatgagaaagtttacttcCTTTTCCTGCTATTTCTTGAGTGCAAGAAGACTTGAGATAGGATCATGGAGATTCTCAGAAAGATTCTCTCTTTTCAAGCTTCCTAAAACAACAGAGTACTATAAGAGCTAAAGTTAGGGGCTAGCATATTTCCTTCTTCAAACTAATGGAGAAAAATTTTGTGTACATTAATGACGGGAAGTTCTATACTGAAGGGTACTTTGTCACAATACCTCAGAATCCACCGTAAGGGGAAGGTGTAAATGAGCAGAGGGTAAAGCCATGTGATAATAAATCTTTTCTTTGGTTTAACCACGTTGTTCCAATGATCTCATTCAGTGCTTCATCCCGGCTGTGCATTAAAATGATGTAGAAAGCTTGTTAAAATGTACCAACGTGTGTGCCCCACCTGGGACCCAAATGTCAGTGTTTTTAAAACTCCCACACCTGAACTTAATGTGAAGCCAGAGTTGAAAACCACGGATCTAAGTGTTAGATTTGTGAATATGTGATTTAATAAAGCAACAGAGTTATTTTTGAAAGGTGTGAACTTTCTATGTCCTCCTGGTCTTGCAAAATTTGCTGTAGTAATTAAAGGTAACTCATTTTTTTCAGTCCCCAGTAAATTTCCACCTGTTTCCAACAGTCTAACCTGCAAGTTATAAATGTCAGTTATCAAGGTTTTGGTCAGGCACCATTTTCACTAGCTTGTGCTATTAAATGAACCCCTGACGGTGCTCCCTCCTGTACATTGTTTACATGGCAGCTGGAGTGTCTTGTACTAACTCAATCTCCACTAGTAACATTAGGGAGGTAAGAAATCTACATACCATGAAAAATCAACTGATGTGAGTTGGCAAATCTACcgcattgatttatttattcaactaatGGATACTGTGTCGCCTATGCTTCAGGCACCTGCCCAAGTTCCAAAGGTCTGGGGATATGGCACGAATAAATTTCCTGCTCTCATGTGTATAACATTCTAATGGAGGCAACagacaaaaaatatgaaaataaaaattatttgtgtaaataataattttagaattGATAAATGATATGAGAAAAACAGATCATGGTACATGATTAACAAGCTATTTGAAATGAAGCTAACTTAGACAAATGGCCGGGCAATGCTTTTCAGAGGAGGTGTCATTAGAAGAGAGATCTAAATGAAGTAATGAAATGAGTCACTCAAAGGTCTGAGGGAAGAACAttctaagcagagggaacagtatgtgcaaaggccctcaGGTGGGAATGTGCTCAGCATGTTCAAGAAACAGTTATAAGGTTAATGTGGCAGGAGAAGAAGGACTGAAGAGAAAGTGGTCAAAGAGTTTGGAGAGGTAGCTGGGAAGGAATCACTAAGTCCTTTAGGCTCTGCGATGTTTCTTAGAAAATTTAGATTTCAGCCCAAGTGTGACGGAAAATCTTGGACCATTTCACCAAGTCAGTAACACGATGTGATTTATGTTTATAAAGACCACTGGCTTGCATTGGGAGATAGAGGATTTCCCGTGTGGAAGAAGGAAGATCACTGTAGTAGCTTTGGCAAGAGATAATTTTGTCTTAGATCCGACTGGTAGCAGAGGAAATGCTGACAAGCTATTTTAAGATGCAACGTGCAATATTTTGAAGGTGGAGAAAACAAGATCTCCTGGTAGTTTAGATTAAGGATGTGAAGTCAAAGGTATGAGATAAATTGAAATAGTAATATTAAATATGTatgagatataaaataaattgggACACTGTACAGTAAAAAGAGATTACCGAGAGGAAAGGGCATGTTAAGTGAAGAAACAATCCAGATACCGGGTGTTGATTTAGAACAAAGGAGACGGGACGGACAGAACTCCAAGGGACCAGGAGAGGTTCACTGCTGTCAGAAAGTAAGAAATGAGGTAGAAACTGAACCTGAATAAACACACAATAGGCTCTCAAGAATTATATGCTGCTCCAATTACAGAAGGTTTGCCTCTGCTGACAGTGATGGAACCAGTAAACAGAGACTCATCCATTCTCCCTATTCCCTGATCAACAGTTTACGCCATGATCCACCGCAGTGGTAGCCGTGTTTGAGGATCAGGGGTTCTGACTGCATAGCCTATTTAGGGAGACCAGTGAGCTGAGACACATTCTGTGTGTGCTAGCCAAGTTGAGGGGGGGGTTGCAAAGCAGCCAGCAAAGCATGGTGCATGGCCTTCAAAACGTGTTTCCACTGCAACGTCCACTTTAGTCAGCACCACCGACCACCTGAAGGCACCTCTGGAAAGTCTTCCATCTCTGAGGGAAATAGTAACCTATTTAAACCTCTCTTCAAAACCTGTATGTTTTAGGGTACATTTATTTTGTCTATTCTTGGATTGCAtgcaatttatttctctctttatacCTGAAcaattcttcttcttttattagAGAACATGAAGATAGAAAAAGTTCCCCAAAGCAATGGCACTGAGGCAACTGGGTTCATTCTTCTGGGACTGACCAGCCGACGAGAGCTGCAGCCCATCCTTTTTGTGGTGTTTCTCCTGATTTACGTCATCACCATGACAGGGAACTTTGGATTGATTATATTAATCAGAATTACTCCCGGGCTGCAAAcccccatgtactttttcctcacCCATTTAGCATGCGTGGATATTTTTTATTCCACTAATATCTCTCCTCAGATGCTTGTTAATTTCCTATCTGAGAAGAAAACCATTTCTTACTTGGGATGTCTGatccaatgttttgtttttgtgactcTGCTCCTTACTGAATATTACATGCTTGGTGCCATGGCCTATGACAGGTACGTGGCAATCTACAGTCCCCTGTGTTACAGCAGCAAAATGTCCAGGCCACTTTGCATCTGCCTGGTCACTTTCCCTTACCGCTGGGGTTCTATGGCGGGCACAATGCAGGTGATATTGACCTCTCGCTTGTCCTTTTGTGGACCCAACACTATCAACCATTTCTACTGTGCTGACCCTCCCCTCTTAATGTTGACATGTTCTGACACTTACATAAAGCAAACGGCCCTATTTGTGTCTGCAGGGATTAACCTCACAGGTTCCCTACTCATCATCGTCGtctcttatgttttcattttcatcaccATTATGAGGATCCATTCCAGTGAAGGGCAGCgcaaagccttctccacctgtggctcctACCTGACGGCTGTCACTTTGTTCTATGGGTCCCTATTCTGCATGTATCTGAGACCAGCAAATCAGCAGTCTGTTGAACAAGGGAAAATTGTGGCCACGTTTTGCATTTTTGTGAGTCCCATGCTGAATGCATTtatctacagcctgaggaacaagGATGTGAAACAGGCTTTGAGAAGAGTGTTTATGAGAAACCTTGGTATAATGGAGAAAAGTTCCGTTTTGACACTCTCCCAATGAATACTaaaaaaagaatctcaaaaaTGATCAAAAACCCTTCTTGGTGGTGCCTGAATGCAATTCTCTGGAATAAGAATGATGTTCTTTATGTACGCATAGCTTGGCATCAATTGAGAGTCTAATggaaaaaatgaatggaaaagagGTTGGAAATGATGATTGATAGGAAACACAAGAGTGAAAGTCAGTTGTTTGTAATAATGCAGGGTCATGTTTTTAGTCTCACTAAAGAACTCATTTCCACTTGGTTATTTAGCAGATAAATTCTTCCTTTCACTTCCTAGGTCATCAGTATTGAGCATCGCTGAGCCATCTTATCAGCAAAGAAAGTGCTTTACCATATATTTCCTCGATATGAAAACGACTTACTTTTGTACAATATATTACATAGTTTCCTTTAATGAAAGCTGATTATCTTCGCAAAAAATCTCATATCTCTAATTTCGGATGTTTGGTCTCAATATATTTTTGGCATATTTTTATGTCTACTTCTCTTGAATATAAAAAcatgtgtttaattttttcaacaaagaacctgatattttacattttaataagcCAAGGATTTGTTTCATTAGTTTCCTTTAATCGAAACAGGTACCCTTATTAATGGGAGATAACCATTCCTGATTTAGAATTTTCATGTCTTACATAAGAGGTTTATATCATTTTGTCCCTACaatattaacaattattttttctaCAATATTATATATTACCTTTCATTTTGTGTCTACtcacaaactattttaaaataaccactattctactatGCATGAATTTGTTTTCAGTGTTTTACAACTAAATAGTAGAATAAGCATATTCTAGATTGTTTGATACTCTTTGAAATTGGTCTTTATTTAAGAGCATGATATAACTTAACATTGATGTGAAACATTTTAGTACATCACTACATTAATATTTaggagattttttatttttccctctttagGAAAATCTTTATGCATATAAGTCATTACTTCTGATCAGTTATTGTATTAAGATAGATTTCCAGAGATTTGttcttacttatttttatatttctttctttttgcatgTAGCAATGTATGAAATCACCGCCAGCAAAAGAGTACCCTAGTTTCCCTATATCCTCAAAGGCATTGGAAGCATCCATttgattgtgtgtatgtgtgaatataGTAGATGTAAATTCAGTACAGAAAACATTCATGCAGCAGATATAATTTATTAGAACttaacattaatttattttactttttctcaattTCATAGTATGCTAGCTACTATGATGGTAATGTTTAagtttgagaagaaaaagaaaaaagcttttatTTGAAGGAACTTTCTTTTGAGATGGAAACTTCCTGAGTAAAGGAATAATTAGGTTTCCAGATTTAAAAACAGTAGATAGAGATATTCATGTACACCATCTCTCATTCCTAACAAACAATTAAGTACAGCCTTGTTTACCATCGAAGATCTCAACCTATTCAGAAGTATAATAATTTTCgggagaaaaataatagaagttGGAATTAGAAGAAAACTGGATGATCATCCTATTCAATACTGTTATagaacagatttttgtgtgtgtgtgaggaagatcagccctgagctaacatctgttgccaatcctcctctttttgctgaggaagattggccgtgggctaacattcgtgcccatcttcctctactttaattggacgccgccacagcatagcttgacaagcagtgtgtcggtgggcACCTGGGATCGGATCCTGCCAACACCGCGCCACCAAagccgagtgcgcgcacttaacctcttacacaaccaggccggcccctagaacagGTTTTGAATCCCTACTTTTTCCTACTTTCATATTCCAATTCtaacattaataaataaaaatcttttaattttatatcctgGGATCTGGATGATATTGGAAATATGcactttgttgtttgtttgtttcttgattataaaagcaataattGTTTGTCATGGGGAATTGGTACACAGATATAAAGTTTCACTTTTCCTTAATCCTAGTATTTTACAAAGTTCGCATAATGTATATATTGTTGTACCgtttctttttcataaaaagcagtataaaataataTGCCTGTGTCTTAACTGAGAACTTCTTCATTTTAATGTGTGTATAACATTCTAATGCAAAAATTTGTCACACAATAGTCATACTCTTCTTAGAGTCTCAACCAACACACCCTTTCAGGGGTTCTAGTTATTTACACCCATCATACTGCCTGTGCTTAACCGG encodes the following:
- the LOC131395421 gene encoding olfactory receptor 5M11-like gives rise to the protein MKIEKVPQSNGTEATGFILLGLTSRRELQPILFVVFLLIYVITMTGNFGLIILIRITPGLQTPMYFFLTHLACVDIFYSTNISPQMLVNFLSEKKTISYLGCLIQCFVFVTLLLTEYYMLGAMAYDRYVAIYSPLCYSSKMSRPLCICLVTFPYRWGSMAGTMQVILTSRLSFCGPNTINHFYCADPPLLMLTCSDTYIKQTALFVSAGINLTGSLLIIVVSYVFIFITIMRIHSSEGQRKAFSTCGSYLTAVTLFYGSLFCMYLRPANQQSVEQGKIVATFCIFVSPMLNAFIYSLRNKDVKQALRRVFMRNLGIMEKSSVLTLSQ